One region of Oncorhynchus keta strain PuntledgeMale-10-30-2019 chromosome 24, Oket_V2, whole genome shotgun sequence genomic DNA includes:
- the LOC118357593 gene encoding lymphocyte antigen 6D-like isoform X1, producing MKEMVAFEPYIQVVREQRMKVNTMASMTLALTVLVAVFCATVALKCHKCTTINPDHPTCTQTDITEVECGVSFTHCARIVFHKPAYGEVRKCATENECNVKSQRSVVTECCTADLCN from the exons ATGAAGGAGATGGTTGCTTTTGAACCATACATTCAAGTAGTCAGAGAG CAAAGAATGAAG GTCAATACAATGGCATCCATGACACTTGCTTTAACAGTGCTTGTTGCAGTATTCTGTG CTACTGTGGCACTGAAGTGTCACAAATGTACTACCATCAATCCAGACCATCCAACCTGCACCCAGACTGACATAACCGaggtggagtgtggtgtcagtttCACCCACTGTGCAAGAATTGTTTTTCACAAACCAGCCT ATGGTGAGGTGAGAAAATGTGCTACTGAAAATGAATGTAATGTCAAGTCGCAAAGAAGTGTGGTGACGGAATGCTGCACAGCTGATCTCTGCAACTGA
- the LOC118357593 gene encoding lymphocyte antigen 6D-like isoform X2, producing the protein MKVNTMASMTLALTVLVAVFCATVALKCHKCTTINPDHPTCTQTDITEVECGVSFTHCARIVFHKPAYGEVRKCATENECNVKSQRSVVTECCTADLCN; encoded by the exons ATGAAG GTCAATACAATGGCATCCATGACACTTGCTTTAACAGTGCTTGTTGCAGTATTCTGTG CTACTGTGGCACTGAAGTGTCACAAATGTACTACCATCAATCCAGACCATCCAACCTGCACCCAGACTGACATAACCGaggtggagtgtggtgtcagtttCACCCACTGTGCAAGAATTGTTTTTCACAAACCAGCCT ATGGTGAGGTGAGAAAATGTGCTACTGAAAATGAATGTAATGTCAAGTCGCAAAGAAGTGTGGTGACGGAATGCTGCACAGCTGATCTCTGCAACTGA